The proteins below are encoded in one region of Rhodoluna lacicola:
- a CDS encoding Lrp/AsnC family transcriptional regulator — protein sequence MALNNLQTELDEIDHELLRLLSQNARMTNADLAEAAGIAPSTCITRVRSLVSRGVITGFSANINPSSVGLSSQVLISVTLRAGARSHLADFMNEMRSLPEVIQVFFLGGSEDFIVHLAVRDNDHVREFVLENLSSNATVASTRTNMVFEHFNKGPVA from the coding sequence ATGGCGTTGAATAATCTGCAGACCGAGTTAGACGAAATTGACCATGAACTTTTGCGTCTATTGAGCCAAAATGCCCGCATGACCAACGCAGATCTTGCCGAAGCGGCGGGCATAGCACCGTCAACCTGCATCACCCGAGTTCGCTCTCTAGTCAGCCGAGGAGTCATTACCGGCTTCAGTGCAAACATAAATCCCAGTTCCGTAGGGTTATCCAGCCAGGTGCTTATTTCAGTCACGCTGCGCGCTGGCGCTAGGTCTCACCTAGCTGACTTCATGAACGAAATGCGATCCTTGCCTGAGGTAATTCAAGTGTTTTTCCTTGGCGGTAGCGAGGATTTCATAGTTCACCTAGCCGTTCGTGACAACGACCACGTGCGTGAGTTTGTTCTAGAGAACCTGTCGAGCAATGCAACTGTTGCGTCAACCCGAACCAACATGGTCTTTGAACATTTCAATAAAGGGCCGGTCGCCTAG
- the ald gene encoding alanine dehydrogenase yields MRVGIPTEIKNNENRVAITPAGVHELVRRGHEVFIQVGAGLGSGFEDADYVAQGAKMLATAAEVWAAGDLLLKVKEPIKAEYELMRRDQVLFTYLHLAASRECTDALIAAGTTAIAYETVQLPNRALPLLQPMSEVAGRLSAQIGAYQLMKNEGGRGVLMGGVPGAPKAKVVVIGGGVAGEHAATMALGMQAEVTVIDISLPKLRELDARFGGHVRTRVSTALEIAEQLKDADLVIGSVLIPGEKAPKLVTDEMVKNMKPGSVLVDIAIDQGGCFENSRATTHDDPTYMVHNSIYYCVANMPGAVPATSTRALTNATLPYVIALADKGWKAALAADESLAKGLNVHDGKVTYSGVLHAFPELPFQDLHEAIA; encoded by the coding sequence ATGCGCGTAGGTATCCCAACTGAAATTAAGAACAACGAAAACCGAGTAGCCATTACCCCGGCAGGAGTTCACGAACTGGTTCGCCGAGGGCATGAGGTATTCATTCAGGTTGGTGCTGGTCTTGGCTCCGGCTTCGAGGATGCTGATTACGTAGCCCAGGGTGCCAAGATGCTTGCCACCGCCGCTGAAGTTTGGGCCGCCGGAGACTTGTTGCTCAAAGTCAAGGAGCCAATCAAAGCGGAATACGAACTGATGCGTCGCGATCAAGTTCTATTTACTTACCTGCACCTTGCCGCATCAAGAGAGTGCACAGATGCACTTATTGCTGCGGGTACCACTGCAATTGCTTATGAGACAGTGCAGTTGCCCAATCGCGCGCTTCCGCTACTGCAGCCGATGAGTGAAGTGGCCGGAAGGCTATCGGCTCAGATTGGCGCCTACCAACTCATGAAGAACGAGGGCGGCCGCGGCGTGCTAATGGGCGGCGTACCGGGAGCACCTAAAGCCAAAGTTGTGGTGATTGGTGGAGGAGTTGCCGGCGAACACGCGGCAACGATGGCACTTGGCATGCAGGCCGAGGTAACGGTCATTGATATTTCGCTACCAAAGCTTCGCGAATTAGACGCTCGCTTTGGTGGACACGTTCGTACTCGAGTTTCGACCGCTCTTGAAATTGCTGAGCAATTGAAGGACGCAGACCTGGTGATTGGGTCGGTGCTAATTCCAGGTGAAAAGGCACCAAAACTAGTTACCGACGAAATGGTCAAAAACATGAAACCAGGATCGGTGTTGGTGGACATTGCCATTGACCAGGGAGGTTGTTTTGAGAACTCCCGAGCAACAACACACGATGACCCTACTTACATGGTTCACAACAGCATTTACTACTGCGTTGCGAACATGCCTGGTGCTGTACCTGCGACTTCAACAAGAGCGCTAACCAACGCAACTTTGCCCTATGTAATCGCTCTTGCGGACAAGGGTTGGAAAGCTGCATTAGCGGCCGACGAATCACTGGCCAAGGGATTGAACGTGCACGACGGAAAGGTAACTTACTCGGGAGTGCTACACGCGTTCCCAGAATTGCCATTCCAGGACCTACACGAGGCTATCGCTTAG
- a CDS encoding agmatine deiminase family protein — translation MATPTWFMPAEWEQHELTWMAWPSSGYTLGEAESDWHEARETWAAVANAIIEFEPVVMLCEQDAIAIAKAYLDERVEIMPAPLNDAWMRDIGPTFVKNAAGEIAGVNWIFNGWGAQEWAQWDKDSQVARLITERAGKIRIDSKLINEGGGIHVNGAGAVLLTETVQLGEGRNSTWSRAGVEAEIHQQLGTSEAIWIRRGLTRDYDEFGTRGHIDIVACFASPTKILFHNQENPAHPDFSVSHEVKRTLEEHGGFELVPVAAPTILRDDEGFVDYSYINHYLVNGGVILCGFNDANDQRAVDTLQKVYPDRKIVLVNATALFARGGGIHCITQQQPA, via the coding sequence ATGGCAACTCCAACTTGGTTTATGCCCGCCGAGTGGGAGCAGCACGAGCTCACCTGGATGGCTTGGCCATCATCTGGGTACACGCTTGGCGAAGCGGAATCAGATTGGCATGAAGCAAGAGAAACCTGGGCGGCGGTCGCAAACGCAATTATCGAATTCGAACCAGTAGTGATGCTTTGTGAGCAAGATGCAATTGCAATAGCAAAGGCATACTTGGACGAACGAGTGGAAATAATGCCCGCTCCACTGAACGACGCGTGGATGAGAGACATTGGACCAACCTTTGTAAAGAATGCTGCGGGTGAAATTGCCGGGGTTAATTGGATTTTCAACGGTTGGGGTGCCCAAGAATGGGCACAGTGGGACAAAGATTCCCAGGTTGCCAGATTAATTACTGAGCGCGCCGGAAAAATCAGAATTGATTCCAAACTGATCAACGAGGGTGGCGGCATTCACGTAAACGGTGCCGGTGCCGTGCTACTCACTGAAACCGTGCAACTCGGTGAAGGCCGAAACTCAACATGGTCACGCGCTGGAGTTGAGGCCGAGATTCACCAGCAACTCGGCACCAGTGAAGCAATTTGGATTCGTCGAGGATTGACCAGAGATTATGACGAATTTGGAACCCGCGGTCACATAGACATCGTCGCCTGCTTTGCATCCCCAACCAAAATTCTTTTTCACAATCAAGAGAATCCAGCACACCCAGATTTTTCGGTGAGCCACGAGGTGAAGCGAACGCTCGAGGAGCACGGCGGATTCGAACTGGTTCCTGTTGCCGCTCCAACAATATTGCGTGATGATGAGGGTTTTGTAGATTACAGCTATATCAACCATTACCTGGTAAACGGTGGAGTTATCCTCTGCGGGTTTAACGACGCCAATGATCAACGTGCCGTGGACACCCTTCAAAAGGTTTATCCGGATCGAAAAATAGTTTTGGTTAATGCCACGGCGTTATTTGCTCGTGGCGGTGGCATTCATTGCATCACTCAACAGCAGCCAGCTTAA